Within the Paenibacillus sp. AN1007 genome, the region ATGTATTATTGTCCGTTCATATTCCATATGACGTGGTTAGAGATAACCTGACGCCTTATAAAACAGCGCACGAAATATCGGAAGGAAAACGTGAGATATCCTTTTACCGAAAATTAGGTCGAAGAGAGGTGTTCACGGCATCACTTGTTACTGTTGCATTCACCGGTGAAATTGATCCTGGAAATGAACGCTGGATACGAATTGGGATTGCTGCCGGGGGCGGGTCTGGCACAGCTCTGAGGTTAACTGAAACAGAGCAGTGGCTTCAATCTGGCAGAGCCGACGCTGCTCAGGCCTCCGGGCTTGCGGCCCGGGCTGCGGCCGAATTTTCGTCTTATACAGATGCTTTTGCAGCAGAAAGCTTCAGGAAACAGGCCGCGGGTAATATGCTTGGGGCCGGTCTATGGCAGGGTTTTCAATCGTAGGCGTACCTCTACGAACAAGAAAGGGGAGAACGATCATGCTGCTTAACCGGGAACAGAGTGGAAAACGCTGGCACCTGCGGCCTGATGGCCCTCCTAAAGTTACGGGTGAACTGAAGTATCTCACCGATCTGACGCTCCCTGACATGCTCTATGGAAAAGTGTTGCGAAGTGTCTATCCGCATGCACGGCTGTTGTCTATCGATATCTCGGAAGCCGAAGCAATGGAAGGGGTATATGCCGTGCTGACGGCGAGGGATGTGCCAGGACTTAATCGGTTTGGTATAGCAACTCCTGACCAGCCGGTGTTCTGTGAAGATACCGTTCGTTATATCGGCGATGCGATTGCGGCGGTTGCGGCCGATTCCCCTGAACGAGCGCTGCTGGCCCTGGAAGCCATTCGGGTGCAGTATGAAGAGCTTGAGCCGCTGGACAGCACGGATGCCGCACTCGCTTCAGGAGCGCCTGAACTGCATCCGCATGGTCCAGGGAATGTGCTGCATCGCACGGAGATTAAGCGTGGCGATCCCGAGCAGGCTTTTGCCAACTGTGCTCATGTCGTGACGGAGACTTATTATACACCTCGGCAGATGCATGCGTATATGGAAACCGAGGGCGGACTCTTTGTTCCCGACGAGACAGGACGTCTGAATGTATATGCGGCAACGCAGCATGGATACAAGGACCGCATGCAGCTGGCCCGTATTATTGGCTGCCCGGAAGAGAATATTCGAGTGGTGTCTTCACCGATCGGTGGTTCGTTTGGAGGAAAGGATGAGCTGAACGTGCAGCCTTATGGTGCGCTCCTTGCCTTAAAGTGCGGCCGTCCGGTCAAGATGCACAACTCGCGCAAAGAATCGGTGCGGGCAGGGTTAAAACGCCATCCGATGAAGATCGAGATGCAGACCGGCATAAGCCGTGAAGGCATGCTGCAGGCTCATCGCGTTCGGATTACCGCGGACACGGGTGCCTATGCGACCCTTGGTGCGCCTGTTTTAAATTTCTGCACCGAGCACTGCATGGGGCCTTATGTTATTCCGCATGTGGATGTTGAGGGTGTTTCCGTATATACGAATAACGGATTATCCGGAGAGTTTCGCGGTTTTGGCGGCAACCAGGCGATTTTTGCGATGGAAGGACAGATGGACCGGCTGGCACAGATGATAGATATGGACCCGTGGGAATTCCGCAGGCGAAATCTACGGCAAAAGCAAGATCCCGGACCGCTTAATCAGCAGATTTTGCCCACAGAAGGGTTATCGCAGGTGTGGGAGGCAGTGGATCGTTCAGAACTATGGCAAAAACATGTTCATCCCCAGCCGGAATCAACACGCCCCCCTTGGATTAAACGCGGAGTTGGTGCCGCTATAGCGATGCATGGTGCAGGACTGGGATATGGTATTCCAGATCCGGCAGGCGGACGTTTATCGCTGAATGCAGAGGGCAAAATCGAAGCGGCTTTCAGTTATGAGGAGTTCGGGCAGGGTCTGGTCGCCACGCTTGAGATCATGCTCTGTGATCTGTTTCAGTGTCATACGTCCGATCTGAGTATCGTTATTGGAGATACAGATCGTGTACCGCATAGCGGCTCCAGCACAGCATCCCGTTCTACCACGATGGCCTGGATGGCGCTGCAGCGCCTGCAGCATGTCTTCCGTAACAAGCTGCTTACCACGGCCTCGCAGATTTCCGGAATTCCGGCAGAGCGGCTGATAACAGGGCCTGCAGGAATATGGACAACGACAGATTCCTCCTCACCCGTTTCCTCCAGACTTGTGACTGCTTATAAGGAACTGGTGAGACAGGGTGAAGCCGAGGATTGGATTTTTGATACCACCTTTCATTACCCTACGACGCCTGACCATGTGGTGGGAGGTCATTATCTCTATACGTATGCTGCAGTGGTCGCAGAGGTGGAAGTCAATAGACTGACGGGAGAAACCAAAGTGCTGGATACACGGCATATTGTGGCCGCAGGACCGGTCATGAATCCGATGGGATATATAGGGCAGATTGAAGGCGGCAGTGTGATGGCTCTTGGATTCACACTGATCGAGGATGCTGTCATGCAGCAGAGTCGTTACTTGACGTCCAATCTGGATACGTATTTGATTCCGACAATCAAAGACATACATTCCCGGCTGGAAGTCGAAGCGATTGAAGAACTGCCAGAAGGTGATCCATTTGGCCCGAGAGGCATTGGCGAGATTGGCTCCGTAGCGCTTGCACCGGCTATTACGGCGGCCATTCATCAGGCGGTCGGGGTCTGGATTAACCGTCTACCTGTACCGCGAGAGGAATTGATGATGGGTCTGGATATGCTTTTGCCGGAGGGAGTGAAACCATCGTGATGAAACCGCCTGTACACCAGGAATGGAGCGCTGTAGTGAATGGTGAAACCAGACATCTCTATACGGCTCCCGGAACACGGCTTGTCGATCTGCTGCGAGATCAACTGCAGCTTACAGGGACTAAAGTTTCCTGCGAGGTCGGTCGATGCGGTGCGTGTATGGTCCTACTGAATGGTGAACCTGTTAACGCCTGTCTTGCCATGGCTTATCAATGTGAGGGTAG harbors:
- the pucD gene encoding xanthine dehydrogenase subunit D; translation: MLLNREQSGKRWHLRPDGPPKVTGELKYLTDLTLPDMLYGKVLRSVYPHARLLSIDISEAEAMEGVYAVLTARDVPGLNRFGIATPDQPVFCEDTVRYIGDAIAAVAADSPERALLALEAIRVQYEELEPLDSTDAALASGAPELHPHGPGNVLHRTEIKRGDPEQAFANCAHVVTETYYTPRQMHAYMETEGGLFVPDETGRLNVYAATQHGYKDRMQLARIIGCPEENIRVVSSPIGGSFGGKDELNVQPYGALLALKCGRPVKMHNSRKESVRAGLKRHPMKIEMQTGISREGMLQAHRVRITADTGAYATLGAPVLNFCTEHCMGPYVIPHVDVEGVSVYTNNGLSGEFRGFGGNQAIFAMEGQMDRLAQMIDMDPWEFRRRNLRQKQDPGPLNQQILPTEGLSQVWEAVDRSELWQKHVHPQPESTRPPWIKRGVGAAIAMHGAGLGYGIPDPAGGRLSLNAEGKIEAAFSYEEFGQGLVATLEIMLCDLFQCHTSDLSIVIGDTDRVPHSGSSTASRSTTMAWMALQRLQHVFRNKLLTTASQISGIPAERLITGPAGIWTTTDSSSPVSSRLVTAYKELVRQGEAEDWIFDTTFHYPTTPDHVVGGHYLYTYAAVVAEVEVNRLTGETKVLDTRHIVAAGPVMNPMGYIGQIEGGSVMALGFTLIEDAVMQQSRYLTSNLDTYLIPTIKDIHSRLEVEAIEELPEGDPFGPRGIGEIGSVALAPAITAAIHQAVGVWINRLPVPREELMMGLDMLLPEGVKPS
- a CDS encoding FAD binding domain-containing protein, whose amino-acid sequence is MCSRPLLRQLPILQDAVLSIAAPSVRNAATIGGNIASGIGDTLPALLVYDAKLQWLTDCGTEVQSVSSWLQGGCDGSRHSDNVLLSVHIPYDVVRDNLTPYKTAHEISEGKREISFYRKLGRREVFTASLVTVAFTGEIDPGNERWIRIGIAAGGGSGTALRLTETEQWLQSGRADAAQASGLAARAAAEFSSYTDAFAAESFRKQAAGNMLGAGLWQGFQS